In Macadamia integrifolia cultivar HAES 741 chromosome 5, SCU_Mint_v3, whole genome shotgun sequence, a single window of DNA contains:
- the LOC122078832 gene encoding uncharacterized protein LOC122078832, whose protein sequence is METLSASATVMPSSPLSIFSPMRNLSTRHLRFAIPCKSFENDADIGSNSNVIKIVPVRNDRVSFSPLSKDEAMGLVLSAANSRGWTTGSGMEGPSVPAGFENESSTERISTFPWSLFTKSPRRRMRMAFTCNVCGQRTTRAINPHAYTDGTVFVQCCRCNVFHKLVDNLNLFHDMKCYVNPSFRYREPGGEVDFKFLDMGDRDDDIFPIL, encoded by the exons ATGGAAACCCTAAGCGCTTCTGCGACGGTCATGCCTTCTTCTCCCTTATCAATCTTCTCTCCAATGCGGAATTTGTCCACAAGACATCTTCGTTTCGCGATCCCCTGCAAAA GTTTCGAGAACGATGCCGATATCGGATCCAATTCAAACGTCATTAAAATCGTTCCTGTTCGCAACGATCGAGTCTCCTTTTCCCCTCTTTCTAAG GATGAGGCTATGGGTTTGGTTCTGAGTGCGGCAAATAGCAGGGGTTGGACGACTGGTTCAGGGATGGAAGGACCCTCTGTTCCTGCTGGATTTGAAAACGAATCTAGCACAGAGAGGATCTCCACCTTCCCTTGGTCCCTCTTCACCAAATCGCCTCGTCGGAGGATGCGTATGGCCTTCACCTGCAACGTCTGTGGACAGAGAACCACTCGTGCCATCAATCCCCATGCTTACACTGATGGAACTGTCTTCGTGCAG TGCTGCAGATGCAATGTATTTCATAAGCTGGTCGATAATCTTAATCTGTTCCACGACATGAAGTGCTATGTGAACCCAAGTTTCCGTTACAGAGAACCGGGTGGAGAGGTTGATTTCAAGTTTCTGGACATGGGTGACCGGGATGATGATATCTTCCCCATCTTATGA